The Anolis carolinensis isolate JA03-04 chromosome 2, rAnoCar3.1.pri, whole genome shotgun sequence genome has a window encoding:
- the gpr84 gene encoding G-protein coupled receptor 84, translating into MANFSDNFSCYDPSIVDYRYVSVSWGIVVAIVGTVGNVLTLFAYASDTKLQTRVNLLIVNLTLADILYCTFLQPFSVDTYLHLYWRSGADFCRVFGMLLFVSNSVSILTLCLIAISRYLLIANTALFDRIFSRLGVLLIALASWAIGILSFAPLWPAYVLVPKVCTCSFHRIRGRPYTTILMALYFVVGLSCVGIFYFLIHRKVKTAAHALDQYKLKKSSLKEVHVAGTSLTTPGHYQELDSGVDSSGPSQHSCEALPSESTSKTFVPLDSENGKTPPKAQPASPSKKVTPCQAKDNNTEFRRVTRMCFVVFLFFVICYIPFMLLNILDAKNRAPTVLHMIAANLTWLNSCINPVLYAAMNRQFREAYKGVISKFVHRFRGCH; encoded by the coding sequence ATGGCAAATTTTTCCGATAACTTCTCCTGCTATGATCCATCCATTGTTGACTACCGCTACGTATCAGTCAGCTGGGGTATTGTGGTGGCCATAGTTGGTACAGTTGGCAATGTGCTCACCCTGTTTGCTTATGCATCTGACACCAAGCTCCAGACACGTGTCAACCTGCTCATTGTCAACCTGACCTTGGCTGACATTCTGTATTGTACCTTCCTGCAGCCCTTTTCTGTGGACACCTACTTGCATCTCTATTGGCGGTCGGGTGCTGATTTTTGTCGAGTCTTTGGGATGTTGCTCTTTGTCTCCAACTCGGTCTCCATTTTAACACTTTGCCTCATTGCCATCAGCCGTTACCTGCTCATTGCCAACACTGCCCTCTTCGATCGCATCTTCTCCCGCCTTGGGGTGCTGCTCATTGCCTTGGCCTCCTGGGCAATTGGTATTCTCAGTTTTGCACCACTGTGGCCTGCCTATGTCTTGGTGCCCAAGGTCTGCACCTGCAGCTTCCATCGTATCCGTGGCCGGCCATACACCACCATCCTCATGGCCCTCTACTTTGTGGTGGGGCTCAGCTGTGTTGGTATTTTTTACTTCCTCATCCATCGCAAAGTCAAGACTGCTGCCCATGCTCTCGACCAGTACAAACTCAAAAAGTCCAGTTTGAAAGAAGTCCATGTAGCTGGGACCAGCTTGACAACCCCGGGACACTACCAAGAGTTGGACAGTGGAGTAGACAGTTCAGGTCCTTCCCAGCATTCCTGTGAGGCTTTGCCCTCTGAGTCAACTTCCAAAACTTTTGTTCCACTAGATTCTGAGAATGGCAAAACTCCACCCAAAGCTCAGCCTGCAAGCCCATCTAAGAAGGTCACACCATGCCAGGCCAAGGACAACAACACAGAATTCCGCCGGGTGACACGCATGTGCTTTGTGGTTTTCCTCTTCTTTGTCATATGTTACATACCCTTCATGCTGTTAAACATCTTGGATGCCAAAAATCGGGCTCCAACTGTGCTGCATATGATTGCTGCTAACCTTACCTGGCTCAACAGCTGTATCAACCCAGTACTTTATGCTGCAATGAATCGTCAGTTTCGTGAGGCCTACAAAGGTGTGATATCCAAGTTTGTGCATCGATTTCGTGGGTGCCACTAA